In Psychrobacter sp. JCM 18902, a single window of DNA contains:
- a CDS encoding 50S ribosomal protein L25/general stress protein Ctc — translation MSINHFELNAVDRSAEQQGKGASRRLRKQNLVPAIIYGGNEEPTSISIKINELVKSLEFEAFFSHILTINVDGVEHQAVIKDLQRHPAKGFPMHADFQRVVKGQKINMNVPVHFAGREEAPGTKAGGVLSTLVSDIEIVCLPSQLPEYLEIDVSGMEIGDLFRLSDIKLPEGVIIFDLDMEDAHDRTIVNMQPPTVEEVDADAEEVDAADVPATEQGTEDKDGE, via the coding sequence ATGAGCATTAATCATTTTGAACTAAACGCTGTTGATCGTTCTGCTGAGCAACAAGGTAAAGGTGCGAGCCGCCGCCTACGTAAGCAGAATCTAGTTCCTGCTATCATCTATGGTGGTAACGAAGAGCCAACGTCTATCTCTATCAAGATCAACGAGCTAGTAAAGTCACTTGAATTCGAAGCTTTCTTCTCACACATTTTGACAATCAATGTTGATGGCGTAGAGCATCAAGCGGTTATCAAAGACTTGCAACGCCATCCAGCTAAAGGCTTCCCAATGCATGCTGATTTCCAGCGCGTTGTAAAAGGTCAGAAAATCAACATGAACGTTCCTGTGCATTTTGCTGGTCGTGAAGAAGCGCCTGGTACTAAAGCTGGTGGTGTTCTATCAACACTAGTATCTGATATCGAAATCGTTTGCCTACCATCACAATTACCTGAATACCTAGAAATTGACGTATCAGGCATGGAAATCGGTGATCTATTCCGTCTATCAGACATCAAACTACCTGAAGGCGTTATCATCTTTGATCTTGACATGGAAGATGCTCACGACCGTACTATCGTTAACATGCAGCCACCAACGGTTGAAGAAGTTGACGCAGACGCTGAAGAAGTTGATGCTGCTGACGTACCTGCTACTGAGCAAGGTACTGAAGACAAAGACGGCGAATAA
- a CDS encoding ribose-phosphate pyrophosphokinase — translation MPYLAIFTGNAHPELAKTVADHLHIPLGKADITRFSDGEIAVEIKEHVRGKDVFIMQPTCAPTNDNLMEIMMMADALRRSSAGRITAVMPYFGYARQDRRPRSARVPISAKVVADMLNIVSIDRVMTVDLHSDQIQGFFDIPVDNIYGTPVLLNDLQKQDYDNIMVVSPDVGGVVRARAMAKQLGDTDMAIIDKRRARANESQVMHIIGDVRDRDCVIVDDMVDTAGTLCKAAEALKANGARRVLAYITHPVLSGNALQNISESALDEVVVTDTIPLSEAAKACSKIRQVSIAPMLAESLRRINNEESISAMFDA, via the coding sequence ATGCCTTATTTGGCGATTTTTACGGGTAATGCCCACCCTGAATTAGCAAAAACCGTAGCCGATCATCTCCATATACCTCTTGGTAAAGCTGATATCACGCGTTTTTCTGATGGCGAAATCGCCGTAGAAATCAAAGAACACGTGCGCGGTAAAGACGTGTTTATCATGCAGCCAACTTGTGCACCAACCAATGACAATTTGATGGAAATCATGATGATGGCCGATGCGCTGCGTCGCTCTAGTGCGGGTCGCATCACAGCAGTCATGCCCTACTTCGGTTATGCTCGTCAAGACCGTCGCCCTCGTTCAGCTCGTGTGCCTATCTCTGCTAAAGTCGTCGCTGACATGCTAAACATCGTGAGTATCGATCGCGTGATGACGGTTGATTTGCACTCAGATCAGATTCAAGGCTTCTTTGACATTCCTGTAGACAATATCTACGGCACGCCTGTATTGCTTAACGACCTACAAAAACAAGATTATGACAACATCATGGTTGTTTCACCTGATGTGGGCGGCGTGGTGCGTGCGCGCGCTATGGCTAAACAGTTGGGCGATACTGACATGGCGATTATCGATAAACGCCGTGCCCGTGCCAATGAGTCGCAAGTCATGCACATCATCGGCGATGTCCGTGATCGTGATTGCGTCATCGTTGATGACATGGTTGATACCGCAGGTACGCTATGTAAAGCAGCTGAAGCATTGAAAGCAAACGGTGCACGTCGCGTATTGGCTTATATTACGCACCCTGTCCTATCAGGCAACGCACTACAAAATATCAGCGAATCTGCGCTAGACGAAGTCGTTGTTACCGATACGATTCCATTGTCTGAAGCGGCAAAAGCCTGTAGCAAAATCCGCCAAGTGAGTATCGCACCGATGCTTGCTGAAAGCTTACGCCGTATCAATAACGAAGAATCTATCAGCGCCATGTTTGACGCTTAG
- the ispE gene encoding 4-(cytidine 5'-diphospho)-2-C-methyl-D-erythritol kinase — protein MIKNLAATPTSTITRLSPAKINLFLHITGKRADGYHNLQTVFRLLDWGDYLHFSVIDEAVIFTVDSESTANSELDANNLCHQLLILAGAETITADIEDNLIFKAARVLLAAAIQSNTLPEQLAQVHIALDKHLPMGAGLGGGSSNAATTLMTLNEIWQLKLTQDELIKIAATIGADVPIFIFGQDAIAMGIGEQLTAIKLPDQQYLVLTPNAHVNTAKLFAHPKLQRDIAVLSVETIKNKQADYVQHLNTPYHNVFTPVVTSLAPAVSEALRYLQGLEAQALGTARMTGSGSAVFLPLDASVATDKALLAKWIEEAPCSAYLVRNL, from the coding sequence ATGATTAAAAACCTAGCCGCTACGCCTACTTCCACCATCACCCGCTTATCACCGGCAAAGATTAATCTATTTTTGCATATCACAGGTAAGCGTGCTGATGGCTATCATAATTTGCAAACCGTGTTTCGCTTGCTCGATTGGGGCGATTATCTACATTTCTCAGTCATAGATGAAGCCGTAATTTTTACAGTAGATAGTGAATCTACGGCAAATAGTGAACTAGATGCCAATAATCTCTGTCATCAACTTCTAATATTGGCTGGTGCAGAGACTATAACTGCCGATATAGAAGACAACTTGATTTTTAAAGCAGCGCGTGTATTGCTAGCGGCTGCCATACAGTCAAACACTCTACCTGAGCAGTTAGCACAAGTGCATATCGCTTTAGATAAGCATTTGCCGATGGGTGCAGGCTTGGGTGGCGGCTCATCCAATGCCGCAACGACATTGATGACACTTAATGAAATTTGGCAGCTTAAATTGACGCAAGATGAGCTGATAAAAATTGCTGCCACTATTGGCGCAGATGTGCCGATTTTTATCTTTGGGCAAGATGCGATTGCGATGGGTATTGGAGAGCAGTTAACCGCAATCAAGTTGCCCGACCAGCAATATTTAGTATTGACCCCCAATGCTCACGTTAATACTGCCAAGCTGTTCGCGCATCCTAAATTACAACGTGATATCGCTGTGCTATCGGTTGAGACAATTAAAAATAAGCAAGCCGACTATGTACAACATTTAAACACGCCCTATCACAATGTCTTTACGCCAGTGGTGACCAGTCTTGCTCCTGCCGTCAGCGAAGCATTACGTTACTTGCAAGGGTTAGAGGCGCAAGCACTCGGCACAGCACGAATGACAGGCTCTGGTAGCGCGGTGTTCTTGCCTTTGGATGCAAGCGTGGCTACTGACAAAGCACTTTTAGCAAAGTGGATTGAAGAGGCGCCTTGTTCTGCATATTTAGTTCGTAATCTATGA
- the lolB gene encoding lipoprotein insertase outer membrane protein LolB, which yields MSVLVHANKPNKLALFAAVTTALVITSGCQSLKTANATNQPSTTLQGQNAEQPQKLENFNITGKIGVTMPANDTTGTQGGSAFYAWGQQNDRFAIELIGALGIGKTNIEYNGQTATLVSEKTGTLTADDPETLLKKATGWQAPISQMPYWISGRPAPSDSAPQLDDQNRLISSVNGEWSASFTYKGSDKLPNKISAVLPQGNKVVMTINH from the coding sequence ATGTCAGTATTGGTCCATGCTAATAAGCCTAATAAATTGGCGCTATTCGCTGCCGTGACAACCGCGCTCGTCATCACGTCTGGTTGTCAATCACTAAAAACAGCCAACGCTACTAACCAACCCAGCACGACTTTACAAGGTCAAAACGCTGAACAGCCGCAAAAGCTTGAGAACTTTAATATCACTGGCAAAATTGGTGTGACGATGCCCGCCAATGACACCACAGGCACTCAAGGTGGTAGTGCATTCTATGCATGGGGGCAGCAGAATGATCGCTTTGCCATTGAGTTAATCGGCGCGCTCGGCATTGGTAAAACCAACATCGAGTATAATGGTCAAACCGCCACTTTAGTCAGCGAAAAAACAGGTACCTTAACTGCTGATGATCCTGAGACTTTGCTCAAAAAGGCCACAGGGTGGCAAGCGCCTATTTCACAAATGCCCTATTGGATATCTGGTCGCCCAGCGCCTTCCGATAGTGCACCACAGCTCGATGATCAAAATCGTTTAATCAGCTCAGTCAATGGTGAATGGAGCGCAAGCTTTACCTATAAAGGGTCTGATAAGTTACCAAATAAAATCAGTGCCGTACTGCCACAAGGCAATAAGGTAGTAATGACGATCAATCATTAA
- a CDS encoding tetratricopeptide repeat protein, with protein sequence MIFFGSLFRSQLAHDDQSNLRALLYAVIERLCQRYKLTLSLAFCLCLGSSSVHASHPDISLEAHVPNISIADKNDKAVSSDGIDNSRSTLPATTSANAQPIENVANINGLAPTTLWQPELKEPSLYALLDAEFAADRGDRQRAITIYKQQAFKDDATAVFERALSLSLRTERVEKSLQFAKSWQDQNPDHVPAWFYVAHLALRAHDYLLAGETLNRILLYDPRADLSEILIGIYPNNDEDKRELLAALQPLDSEQNASLSVLKAGLLYQFNEPEIAIVHINRALERQPDYVPFITLKADILRKIVTAETVVNYVSQARLRNPDSKSLYLYEIRYLLDLKQSQEAWQLLLDAHSRFADDAEITLLAALVSLDIEEYNSADELLNMLVKNPAYLDQAYYYLGISAERQQRFDQAKYYLNGVMQEDLVLEARRKVVAFELLNGDVDAAIATLEKLRKDFNVFAPDTFVLQADILWQQNESEEALRLLTKAARKYPDNEMLLFARAQLLDDKDDYIVKRTLLNHLQALDPTNLSYQLSYAQLLLANERSSEQGLALATAIIQIRYDDPRYDNDLHLQALNVLAGNALANENYQQVIDYLQTPYDVFPTLRSGTLLLRAYQGLGNNEKVEALLADLQQRFSFGQHNINDRIQLY encoded by the coding sequence ATGATTTTTTTTGGGTCATTATTTCGATCACAACTTGCGCATGACGACCAATCTAATCTGCGTGCTCTATTGTATGCGGTTATCGAACGTCTGTGCCAGCGTTATAAGCTAACCTTGTCGTTGGCCTTTTGCTTATGCTTAGGATCGTCTTCCGTTCATGCCAGTCATCCTGATATCTCGCTCGAAGCCCATGTACCTAACATATCCATTGCTGATAAGAACGACAAGGCAGTCAGTAGCGACGGCATTGATAATAGCCGCTCAACGCTACCAGCAACTACTTCTGCCAACGCACAACCAATAGAAAATGTCGCCAATATTAATGGATTAGCGCCAACTACCTTATGGCAACCTGAGCTCAAAGAGCCTAGCCTGTATGCGCTGCTTGATGCAGAATTTGCAGCAGATCGCGGTGATAGACAACGAGCGATTACTATCTATAAGCAGCAAGCGTTTAAAGATGATGCAACTGCCGTGTTTGAAAGAGCACTCAGCCTTTCTTTACGCACTGAAAGGGTTGAGAAATCGTTACAATTTGCCAAGTCATGGCAAGACCAAAATCCGGATCACGTGCCTGCTTGGTTTTATGTGGCGCATTTGGCCCTGCGAGCACACGATTATCTGTTAGCTGGCGAAACCTTGAATCGTATTTTGCTTTATGATCCTAGAGCGGACTTAAGCGAAATCCTTATCGGTATCTATCCAAACAATGATGAAGACAAACGTGAATTACTTGCCGCTTTGCAACCACTAGATAGCGAGCAGAATGCCTCATTGTCGGTATTGAAAGCAGGGTTGCTTTACCAATTTAACGAGCCTGAGATTGCCATTGTCCATATCAATCGGGCGCTAGAACGCCAGCCTGACTATGTACCTTTTATTACGCTAAAGGCAGACATACTGCGCAAAATCGTCACGGCTGAAACCGTCGTCAATTATGTGAGCCAAGCACGCCTGCGTAATCCCGATAGTAAAAGTCTCTATCTGTATGAGATTCGCTACTTGCTTGACTTAAAGCAAAGCCAAGAAGCGTGGCAATTATTGCTGGATGCCCATAGTCGCTTTGCTGATGATGCCGAGATTACTCTGTTGGCTGCGTTGGTGAGCTTAGACATCGAAGAATATAACAGTGCCGATGAGCTACTCAACATGCTCGTAAAAAACCCCGCTTACCTCGATCAAGCTTATTATTACCTTGGTATCAGTGCCGAGCGTCAGCAGCGCTTTGACCAAGCCAAATACTATCTCAACGGTGTCATGCAAGAAGACTTGGTATTAGAGGCTCGTAGAAAAGTAGTGGCTTTTGAATTGCTTAACGGCGATGTAGATGCGGCGATTGCTACTTTAGAAAAACTGCGTAAAGACTTTAACGTCTTTGCGCCAGATACCTTTGTGCTACAAGCCGATATTTTATGGCAGCAAAATGAGTCCGAAGAAGCCCTGCGCCTACTAACCAAAGCTGCTCGCAAGTATCCTGATAATGAGATGCTCTTGTTCGCACGCGCTCAGCTCCTTGACGACAAAGACGACTATATCGTTAAGCGCACCTTGCTCAATCATCTGCAAGCACTTGACCCAACCAACCTCTCCTACCAGCTCAGTTATGCGCAGCTATTGCTAGCCAATGAACGCAGCTCTGAACAAGGATTGGCATTGGCTACCGCCATCATTCAAATTCGCTATGATGACCCACGTTATGACAATGATCTGCACCTGCAAGCACTGAATGTGCTGGCTGGTAATGCATTGGCCAATGAAAACTATCAACAAGTCATCGACTACCTGCAAACCCCTTACGATGTGTTTCCTACCTTGCGCTCTGGTACTTTGCTACTGCGCGCTTATCAAGGTTTAGGTAACAATGAAAAAGTCGAGGCATTACTCGCAGACTTGCAGCAGCGCTTCTCATTTGGGCAACACAATATCAATGACCGCATACAGCTTTACTGA